The Medicago truncatula cultivar Jemalong A17 chromosome 4, MtrunA17r5.0-ANR, whole genome shotgun sequence genome includes a region encoding these proteins:
- the LOC11417070 gene encoding UDP-glucuronic acid decarboxylase 6, with protein sequence MAGNSSNGDQSTAKQPPLPSPLRFSKFFQSNMRILVTGGAGFIGSHLVDRLMENEKNEVIVADNFFTGSKDNLKKWIGHPRFELIRHDVTETLMIEVDQIYHLACPASPIFYKYNPVKTIKTNVIGTLNMLGLAKRVGARILLTSTSEVYGDPLEHPQPESYWGNVNPIGVRSCYDEGKRVAETLMFDYHRQHGIEIRVARIFNTYGPRMNIDDGRVVSNFIAQALRGESLTVQAPGTQTRSFCYVSDLVDGLIRLMGGSDTGPINLGNPGEFTMTELAETVKELINPNVEIKIVENTPDDPRQRKPDITKAKELLGWEPKVKLSEGLPLMEGDFRLRLGVDKKE encoded by the exons ATGGCAGGGAATTCTTCTAATGGAGATCAATCAACAGCTAAGCAGCCTCCTTTGCCATCTCCCCTGCGTTTTTCCAAATTCTTTCag TCTAACATGAGAATCTTGGTTACTGGAGGAGCTGGTTTCATTGGTTCTCACCTTGTCGATAGATTGatggaaaatgaaaagaatgag GTCATTGTTGCTGATAACTTCTTCACTGGATCAAAGGACAACCTCAAAAAATGGATTGGTCATCCAAGATTTGAACTTATCCGTCATG ATGTCACTGAGACTTTGATGATTGAGGTGGATCAGATCTACCATCTCGCATGCCCCGCATCTCCTATTTTCTACAAATATAATCCTGTGAAG ACAATAAAGACAAATGTGATTGGCACTCTGAACATGCTTGGGCTTGCAAAGAGAGTTGGAGCAAG GATTTTGCTTACATCAACTTCAGAGGTATATGGGGATCCTCTTGAGCATCCCCAACCTGAAAGCTATTGGGGCAATGTTAACCCTATTG GAGTTCGTAGCTGCTATGACGAAGGGAAACGTGTGGCTGAGACTTTGATGTTTGATTATCATAGGCAACATGGGATAG AAATACGTGTTGCAAGAATCTTTAACACATATGGGCCGCGCATGAATATCGATGATGGACGTGTTGTCAGCAACTTCATTGCTCAAGCACTGCG TGGTGAATCCTTGACTGTCCAAGCACCAGGAACGCAAACTCGCAGTTTCTGCTATGTCTCTGACCTG GTTGATGGCCTTATCCGTCTCATGGGAGGATCAGACACTGGTCCAATCAATCTTGGCAACCCAG GTGAATTCACGATGACGGAACTTGCTGAGACAGTGAAGGAG CTTATTAATCCAAATGTGGAGATAAAGATAGTGGAGAATACTCCTGATGATCCAAGACAGAGAAAACCAGACATAACCAAAGCAAAGGAATTGCTTGGCTGGGAACCAAAGGTCAAGCTGAGCGAAGGTCTTCCTCTCATGGAAGGAGATTTCCGTTTGAGGCTTGGAGTTGACAAGAAAGAATAA